In the Flagellimonas sp. HMM57 genome, one interval contains:
- a CDS encoding TonB-dependent receptor, producing the protein MKLYYISIVLFLGSSKMMLGQLSGSVTDANGNPIAYANIMVYTIPDSIMQTGTITNDDGLFEIDFNKEGTYTLRISLLSFQTWNSEPFILSNANLTKHFPTIVLTEEVTSLQGVEITGQRRLIQRTQEGSVVNVQQSILTKGSTALQLLERSPGVILDLQNNSFSLNGKSGTLIMINGKVQRIPTADLITMLNGTSADNIEKIELLTNPSARYDLDGNAGIINIVMAKNENLGIRGNLNLSAGYGEGAKQTTGLSLNYGGERASVFGSYTFSYDDTFSGFRGVGTTEIPALGGNTGIDFTNRAQQINRNHNINLGYDFRLSEVSYFGANVLYNQSRSMSMVRNRGLYDFMDAPFLEAQIRLNANGTLKNVNASAYYEKKTEASTLTFTADYINYNNQRPNRVDSSYLDENGDSFQPDNEIYNRGNRGVNETDINVGVIQLDYKHIANENLSIETGIKGSLSKTVNDARIEILQDDEFVADDRFISSIENEERIGAMYSLADYEFNKKLKGQVGLRYEYWDQNFDDTTLNRSFGRLFPSVFVTHSFSDTTALNLAYNKRITRPDYADLASFLIYNSPTSVFSGNPQLLPAITDNIALTYNNKSFSISILTSNEKNPISRFQITRNAQSNVAVIAPVNMDYQRSIDIQTNIPIRFTHWWSMNLNGTLGVREFKLSHTDEKITHDYIHFNFNGNQTMRFPKNFSLELSGWYTSRHFNGSGKVFGFGVLNVGLKKEFKNGSSFQFSVNDIFRTFDIRSRVGTLTREAFGDIFNVRYRPESGFSQIFQVAYSYPFGNKKVRDAKTKTGADSEKSRL; encoded by the coding sequence ATGAAGTTATATTATATTTCCATTGTTCTTTTTTTAGGATCTTCTAAGATGATGTTAGGACAACTATCAGGTTCGGTTACCGATGCAAATGGCAATCCGATTGCGTATGCTAATATCATGGTATACACTATTCCTGATTCCATAATGCAAACGGGAACCATTACCAATGACGATGGTCTGTTTGAAATTGATTTCAATAAAGAAGGTACATATACCCTTCGCATTTCTCTTTTATCCTTTCAGACATGGAATTCCGAACCCTTTATCCTGTCAAATGCCAATCTGACCAAACATTTTCCCACTATTGTGTTGACGGAAGAAGTTACTTCGTTGCAAGGTGTTGAGATTACTGGGCAACGGAGACTTATTCAACGAACCCAGGAGGGCAGCGTGGTCAATGTTCAGCAGAGTATTTTGACGAAGGGAAGTACCGCCTTACAATTATTGGAGCGTTCCCCAGGCGTAATTTTAGATCTACAGAACAATAGTTTTTCGCTTAACGGAAAGAGTGGCACGTTAATCATGATTAATGGTAAAGTACAACGGATTCCCACTGCCGATTTGATTACGATGTTGAATGGAACGAGTGCCGATAACATTGAGAAAATAGAATTGTTGACCAACCCTTCGGCGCGATACGACTTGGATGGGAATGCAGGCATCATCAATATTGTGATGGCAAAAAATGAAAACCTTGGTATCCGTGGAAACCTAAATCTTAGTGCAGGTTATGGAGAAGGTGCAAAGCAGACCACAGGACTTTCTCTTAATTATGGTGGTGAACGCGCCAGCGTATTTGGTTCGTATACCTTTTCCTATGATGATACTTTTTCGGGTTTCAGAGGGGTTGGTACCACAGAAATTCCTGCTTTAGGTGGTAATACGGGTATTGATTTCACCAATCGAGCACAACAGATCAACCGAAACCATAATATCAATCTCGGTTATGATTTTCGACTTTCCGAAGTATCCTATTTTGGAGCAAACGTGTTGTACAATCAATCAAGGTCAATGAGTATGGTTCGCAATCGGGGGCTATATGATTTTATGGATGCTCCTTTTTTAGAGGCTCAAATCAGGTTGAATGCCAATGGCACCTTAAAAAACGTTAATGCTTCTGCCTATTACGAAAAGAAGACCGAGGCGAGCACTTTGACTTTTACAGCAGATTACATTAATTATAATAACCAAAGACCTAATAGAGTGGATAGTTCGTATTTGGACGAAAATGGAGATTCTTTTCAACCTGATAATGAAATCTATAATCGTGGCAACCGTGGAGTCAATGAGACTGATATTAATGTTGGTGTAATACAATTGGATTATAAACACATTGCAAACGAAAATTTATCCATTGAGACTGGAATAAAAGGGTCATTATCCAAAACGGTGAATGATGCCCGTATCGAAATTTTACAAGATGATGAGTTTGTGGCTGACGATCGTTTTATAAGTAGTATCGAAAATGAAGAAAGAATAGGTGCCATGTATTCCCTTGCCGACTACGAATTTAATAAAAAGCTAAAGGGTCAAGTTGGACTGCGCTACGAGTATTGGGACCAGAATTTTGATGATACTACATTGAACCGTAGCTTTGGAAGACTTTTCCCTTCGGTATTCGTAACCCATTCTTTTTCGGATACTACAGCCTTGAATCTGGCCTACAACAAACGTATTACACGACCCGACTATGCAGATTTGGCCTCTTTTTTGATTTACAATAGTCCTACTTCCGTATTTAGTGGAAACCCACAATTGCTTCCGGCAATTACGGACAATATTGCCCTTACCTACAATAACAAATCATTTAGCATTTCGATATTGACTTCAAATGAGAAAAATCCAATTTCCCGTTTTCAAATTACCCGTAACGCACAGAGCAATGTAGCGGTTATAGCACCGGTAAACATGGATTATCAGCGAAGTATAGATATACAGACCAATATCCCTATTCGTTTTACCCATTGGTGGAGTATGAATCTTAATGGTACTTTGGGAGTTCGTGAATTCAAATTATCGCATACGGATGAAAAAATCACTCACGATTACATACACTTTAACTTCAATGGAAACCAAACCATGCGTTTCCCAAAGAATTTCTCTTTGGAGCTATCGGGTTGGTATACTTCTCGCCATTTTAACGGAAGTGGTAAAGTTTTTGGTTTTGGTGTTTTAAATGTAGGTCTGAAAAAAGAATTTA
- a CDS encoding sensor histidine kinase has product MPTNAIWVFLERYKLHHVLFWAGYHFAWWTLFAGSVNEVLESLAKPYTIVKYLGYVVYQAVGVYFCLYVLIPKLLQKEKYLIFFVSTIAVVVLMSTVITGNYFVAATVANANVYELFNISPATPFSIFRYNAFPSCIAATTLGMSIKLAKIWVVAQKRQQILEKEKLETELKFLKSQFNPHFLFNTINSIFVLINKNPKMASDSLVKFSNLLRYQLYDCNSSKIPLKNELAYIESFIELESLRQNQNFELKVNIQEFDESLTIAPFILLPFIENAFKHLSEDQKLKKWIHLNIILEDGALQFELENSADFELRHTLPNEAAYSGLGLQNVKRRLAIIYPNEHILIITKGKDTHTIKLQLQLEEEASISLTKVSG; this is encoded by the coding sequence ATGCCCACAAATGCCATCTGGGTCTTTTTAGAACGTTATAAGCTACATCATGTGCTTTTTTGGGCAGGATACCATTTTGCATGGTGGACACTGTTCGCAGGTAGCGTAAACGAGGTATTGGAATCACTTGCAAAACCTTACACAATCGTTAAGTATCTTGGTTACGTAGTATACCAAGCTGTTGGGGTCTATTTTTGTTTGTATGTACTCATTCCCAAGTTACTGCAAAAGGAAAAGTACCTTATCTTCTTTGTTTCGACTATTGCCGTTGTAGTGTTGATGTCAACTGTTATTACCGGCAATTACTTTGTTGCCGCGACCGTAGCCAATGCCAACGTATACGAACTTTTCAACATATCGCCTGCTACTCCTTTTAGTATTTTTAGATACAATGCTTTTCCATCATGTATCGCGGCCACAACATTGGGCATGAGCATTAAATTGGCTAAAATCTGGGTTGTAGCACAAAAGCGGCAACAAATATTGGAAAAAGAGAAATTAGAAACGGAACTAAAATTCCTGAAATCACAGTTCAACCCCCATTTTTTGTTCAATACCATCAATTCCATTTTTGTGTTGATCAATAAAAATCCAAAAATGGCGTCCGATTCCTTGGTGAAATTTTCCAACCTACTGCGCTACCAACTATACGATTGCAACAGTTCCAAAATTCCGCTCAAAAATGAACTGGCTTATATTGAAAGCTTTATAGAACTGGAAAGTCTACGGCAAAATCAAAATTTTGAATTGAAGGTCAATATTCAAGAATTTGATGAAAGCTTGACCATTGCCCCTTTTATTTTATTGCCATTTATTGAAAATGCCTTCAAACATCTGTCAGAAGACCAAAAGCTCAAGAAATGGATTCATTTGAACATAATTTTAGAAGATGGAGCATTACAATTTGAACTGGAGAACAGTGCAGATTTTGAGTTACGACATACTCTGCCAAACGAAGCTGCATATAGTGGATTGGGGCTCCAAAACGTGAAACGACGATTGGCAATAATCTATCCAAACGAGCATATCCTTATTATCACTAAGGGAAAGGATACGCATACCATAAAACTACAGTTGCAATTAGAAGAAGAAGCTTCGATATCTTTAACAAAAGTAAGCGGATGA
- a CDS encoding LytTR family DNA-binding domain-containing protein has product MMNCIVIDDEPLARECIVNYIDQVDFMQCVGTGISALDIPQLLGSFEVDVLFLDVQMPMMNGLEYLKSNPKPPMTILTTAFPNYAIQGFDLNVLDYLLKPISFSRFFTAATKAKQQMELLQRHQIPISKEEERTCFFVKCDGKYEKIYHDAVLFVQALQNYVTIQTDKRKYISLLSLKNVIEKLDSNAFLQVHKSYIVALDKIEGVAQHEIQIGSHKIPLSRNYKKEVLPKILGGNLWNGKV; this is encoded by the coding sequence ATGATGAACTGTATCGTTATAGACGATGAGCCTTTGGCCCGAGAATGCATTGTCAATTATATTGACCAGGTTGATTTTATGCAATGTGTGGGCACTGGTATTTCTGCACTTGATATTCCCCAATTACTAGGAAGTTTTGAGGTTGATGTATTGTTTTTGGATGTGCAAATGCCTATGATGAACGGACTTGAGTATTTAAAGTCCAATCCTAAACCTCCAATGACCATCTTGACCACCGCTTTCCCTAATTATGCCATTCAGGGGTTTGATTTGAATGTATTGGACTATCTACTCAAACCCATTTCGTTCAGTCGTTTTTTTACAGCAGCGACAAAGGCCAAACAGCAAATGGAACTTTTGCAAAGACATCAAATTCCTATAAGCAAAGAAGAGGAACGCACCTGTTTTTTTGTTAAGTGTGATGGAAAATATGAGAAGATTTATCATGATGCTGTTCTTTTTGTTCAGGCCTTACAAAACTACGTAACCATACAAACCGATAAACGAAAATATATAAGTCTGTTATCGCTAAAGAACGTAATCGAAAAGTTGGATTCCAATGCTTTTTTACAGGTACACAAATCGTACATCGTTGCTTTGGATAAAATCGAAGGAGTGGCACAGCACGAAATACAAATAGGGTCACATAAGATTCCTTTAAGTCGTAATTACAAGAAAGAAGTGCTGCCAAAGATTTTAGGTGGAAACTTGTGGAACGGCAAGGTTTAA
- a CDS encoding dipeptidase yields the protein MDQIKNYISQHKDRFINELLELLRKPSISADSAFSQDVIETANMVEQSLKDAGCDITEICETKGYPVVYGEKIIDPKLPTVLVYGHYDVQPPDPMELWTSPPFEPVIKKTELHPEGAIFARGACDDKGQMYMHVKAAEFMIKNEVLPCNIKFMIEGEEEVGSDSLAEFLEDHKEKLSNDIILISDTGMMANDVPSITTGLRGLSYVEVEVTGPNRDLHSGIYGGAVPNPINVLNKMIASLHDEDNHITIPGFYDKVEIVSEAERAEMAKAPFNLENYKKALDIDDVQGEKGFSTPERYAIRPTLDVNGIWGGYTGEGAKTVIASKAYAKISMRLVPHQDPDEITELFTKHFEAIAPKSVKVKVTPHHGGLPYVTNIDSIGYQAAAKAYETTFDKTPIPERTGGSIPIVALFEEVLKSKTILMGFGLDSDAIHSPNEHFGVWNYLKGIETIPYFYKYFTKLNSGH from the coding sequence ATGGACCAGATAAAAAATTACATTTCCCAACATAAAGATAGATTTATCAATGAACTTTTAGAGCTATTACGAAAACCATCAATAAGCGCCGATTCTGCTTTTTCGCAAGATGTAATCGAGACGGCCAACATGGTAGAACAATCTTTAAAAGATGCTGGTTGCGATATAACGGAAATATGTGAAACCAAAGGATATCCCGTAGTATATGGCGAAAAAATAATTGACCCTAAATTACCCACCGTATTGGTCTATGGCCATTATGACGTACAACCGCCCGACCCTATGGAGTTATGGACTTCACCTCCATTTGAGCCCGTCATCAAGAAAACCGAACTACACCCCGAAGGAGCGATTTTCGCCAGAGGTGCTTGTGATGACAAGGGTCAGATGTACATGCACGTGAAAGCCGCTGAATTTATGATCAAAAACGAAGTACTGCCTTGCAATATCAAATTTATGATCGAAGGAGAAGAAGAAGTAGGCAGTGATAGTTTAGCAGAATTCCTAGAAGACCATAAAGAAAAGCTTTCCAATGACATTATTTTGATTTCCGATACGGGAATGATGGCCAATGATGTACCTTCCATTACTACGGGATTAAGGGGATTAAGTTATGTTGAGGTAGAGGTCACCGGTCCCAATAGGGATTTGCATTCAGGAATATACGGTGGTGCCGTACCCAACCCTATAAACGTTCTCAACAAGATGATTGCCTCATTACATGATGAGGACAATCATATTACTATTCCAGGTTTTTATGATAAGGTTGAGATAGTTTCTGAAGCAGAACGTGCAGAAATGGCCAAAGCCCCATTCAATTTAGAAAACTATAAAAAAGCTTTGGATATTGATGATGTTCAAGGAGAGAAGGGTTTTTCTACTCCAGAAAGGTACGCTATTCGTCCAACTTTGGATGTTAACGGAATTTGGGGAGGATACACCGGCGAAGGTGCAAAGACCGTCATTGCCAGCAAGGCCTACGCCAAAATTTCGATGCGCTTGGTTCCACATCAAGACCCAGATGAAATTACGGAATTGTTCACCAAACATTTTGAGGCGATAGCCCCTAAAAGTGTCAAGGTAAAAGTTACGCCCCACCATGGAGGTCTACCGTATGTCACCAATATTGACAGTATCGGTTACCAGGCAGCAGCAAAAGCCTATGAAACTACTTTTGACAAAACACCAATACCTGAACGTACGGGAGGAAGTATTCCCATAGTTGCACTATTTGAAGAGGTTTTGAAAAGCAAGACGATTCTAATGGGTTTTGGACTGGATAGTGATGCTATACATTCACCTAATGAACACTTTGGCGTATGGAATTATTTAAAGGGTATTGAGACCATTCCATATTTCTATAAGTACTTCACCAAATTAAATAGCGGCCACTAA
- a CDS encoding BlaI/MecI/CopY family transcriptional regulator, whose amino-acid sequence MKLTKSEEELMNILWKRKKAFMKDLLDAFPEPKPATTTVATLLKRMTDKGFVTYKSYGRSREYVPLVKKKDYFSKHVNGLIKNFFNNSPGQFASFFTQETNLSKSELEELKKLIDSEIKKK is encoded by the coding sequence ATGAAGCTAACAAAATCGGAAGAAGAACTCATGAATATTCTATGGAAGCGCAAGAAGGCTTTTATGAAAGATTTATTAGATGCATTTCCAGAGCCCAAGCCTGCCACCACCACAGTGGCAACATTGTTAAAACGGATGACCGACAAAGGCTTTGTGACCTATAAAAGTTATGGACGCTCGCGTGAATACGTTCCTTTAGTAAAGAAGAAAGACTATTTCTCAAAACATGTGAACGGTCTCATTAAAAATTTCTTTAATAACAGCCCAGGACAATTTGCTTCTTTCTTTACTCAAGAAACCAACCTTAGCAAATCTGAACTTGAAGAACTGAAGAAGTTGATCGATAGCGAAATCAAAAAGAAGTAA
- a CDS encoding M56 family metallopeptidase — protein MAILLFFYKLLLERENMHVFKRFYLLGALVFSLIVPSIVFVEYVEPITASIAVQPLNDMATYVEAPLPNDMDTINWSLVWWSLYGIGLLGFVFRFFRNLFQILNRISNNPKVKQHFTINVLLLEKFTPHTFFNYIFLNKLDFESKAIPDEVLLHEAIHAKQKHSIDVLFIEILNVLFWFNPLLYFYKKSIKLNHEFLADSAVLKQKGSTNEYQNTLLSYLSNDSLSKYQSVKMANAINYSSIKKRFVIMKKNTSKSSILLRSTLVLPLLTLLLYGFSEKKTIALPNMDEEIILGTQHNSEKTSKRFDIKGQTVGFSNQKSQQSASREQMAEYNKLAKKYNTMPKDNMHIKTKEVDRLKYIYRIMSDKQREDAEPFPEFPEPPSPPMAPDHVDVEEEFVGNHIQESIKNQETYSVVVKDGETITETVMQQTTSMASNAQKEELEAALKQQELALKEQEKALEEQELAMKEHEKAMRAHEKALKEQEIAIRAHEKAMEPPMPPLPPEPKTPLKHATEMAEQGAIFFYKGKKVTSDEAIKILKKEKNLSISIEKTDNKTPIVKIDTHF, from the coding sequence ATGGCGATTCTCCTATTCTTTTACAAACTTCTACTGGAAAGAGAAAACATGCATGTGTTTAAGCGGTTCTATCTGCTAGGGGCACTAGTGTTCTCTCTTATAGTCCCAAGTATTGTTTTTGTAGAGTATGTAGAGCCTATAACTGCTTCGATAGCTGTTCAACCCTTAAATGACATGGCCACATATGTTGAAGCACCTTTACCCAATGACATGGATACCATCAATTGGTCTTTGGTTTGGTGGTCTTTATATGGTATAGGATTACTTGGTTTTGTATTTCGTTTTTTTAGGAACCTTTTTCAAATATTAAATCGAATTAGTAATAATCCCAAAGTAAAGCAACACTTCACTATCAATGTATTGCTGCTGGAGAAATTTACACCACATACTTTTTTCAATTATATTTTTTTGAACAAGCTCGATTTTGAGTCAAAGGCAATTCCAGATGAAGTATTGTTACATGAAGCAATCCATGCAAAACAAAAACATAGTATAGATGTTCTCTTTATCGAAATCCTAAATGTCCTCTTCTGGTTTAATCCACTACTATATTTCTATAAAAAATCCATAAAACTGAATCATGAATTCTTGGCAGATAGCGCTGTCTTAAAACAGAAGGGTTCGACCAACGAGTATCAAAATACATTGCTATCGTACTTATCAAACGATAGTCTATCCAAATATCAGTCAGTCAAAATGGCAAATGCCATTAATTATTCATCAATCAAAAAAAGATTTGTCATAATGAAAAAAAACACATCAAAATCATCTATCCTTTTACGAAGCACTTTAGTACTGCCGTTACTGACCCTATTGCTTTATGGTTTTAGCGAAAAAAAGACCATAGCACTACCAAATATGGATGAAGAAATCATTTTGGGAACCCAACACAATTCGGAAAAAACATCTAAACGTTTTGATATTAAGGGGCAAACTGTTGGTTTTTCCAATCAGAAGTCACAACAAAGTGCTTCTAGAGAACAAATGGCCGAATACAATAAACTGGCAAAGAAATACAATACCATGCCCAAGGATAATATGCATATTAAAACAAAAGAGGTTGACCGACTCAAGTATATTTATAGGATAATGTCCGATAAACAACGTGAGGATGCAGAGCCTTTTCCAGAATTTCCCGAACCTCCCAGTCCCCCTATGGCACCTGACCACGTTGATGTAGAAGAAGAATTTGTTGGCAACCATATACAAGAAAGCATAAAGAATCAAGAAACTTATAGTGTTGTGGTCAAAGATGGGGAAACCATTACGGAGACTGTGATGCAACAAACAACATCCATGGCAAGCAATGCCCAAAAAGAAGAACTGGAAGCTGCATTAAAACAACAAGAACTCGCTTTGAAGGAACAGGAAAAAGCTTTGGAAGAACAGGAGCTTGCAATGAAAGAGCATGAGAAGGCCATGAGAGCGCACGAAAAAGCTCTAAAAGAACAAGAAATTGCTATAAGAGCACATGAAAAAGCTATGGAGCCACCAATGCCACCTTTACCACCAGAGCCAAAAACCCCTTTAAAGCACGCTACTGAAATGGCAGAACAAGGTGCCATCTTTTTTTACAAAGGGAAAAAAGTAACTTCTGATGAAGCTATCAAAATCTTAAAAAAGGAAAAGAATCTAAGTATCAGTATTGAAAAAACCGATAACAAAACCCCTATTGTTAAAATTGACACTCATTTTTGA
- a CDS encoding DUF4407 domain-containing protein yields MLQQFFIFCSGADTDILKTCSNGERNKYVGIGATVFFTAVMAFIASGYALYTVFDNIYTAVFFGLLWGLLIFNLDRYIVSTIKKRDNLKSELFQAAPRIILALIIAVVISKPLEMKIFEKEINQVLLEEKNEMTLANQEQIALQYNPKIENLNQEIASLKNEIATKEAETNALYDTYISEAEGTAGTGLLGKGPVYKEKREKHDAYLKELSQLKETNQQKIISLENEIASLGTDYKAAVDNSQPTIDGFDGLMARINALEKLPWLPSFFIFLLFLAIETAPIIVKLLAPKGEYDYKFEEQESVVATWVSQKVAQRKLLFATDGELNQKIYEDIKTEEELYRYKKEKAEELLKLQADSFHKVQVKGL; encoded by the coding sequence ATGTTACAACAATTCTTTATCTTCTGTTCGGGAGCGGACACTGATATCCTGAAAACTTGTTCCAATGGGGAACGCAACAAATATGTAGGCATAGGAGCAACTGTTTTTTTTACTGCAGTCATGGCATTTATCGCCAGCGGCTATGCACTATACACTGTTTTTGACAACATCTACACCGCTGTTTTTTTCGGGTTATTATGGGGGCTTCTCATTTTTAATCTTGACAGATACATTGTGTCAACCATAAAGAAAAGGGATAATCTTAAAAGTGAACTCTTTCAGGCAGCTCCGAGAATAATTCTTGCGCTGATTATTGCCGTCGTTATTTCCAAGCCGCTGGAAATGAAAATTTTTGAAAAAGAAATCAATCAGGTCTTGTTGGAGGAGAAAAATGAAATGACACTGGCCAATCAAGAACAAATTGCTTTACAGTACAATCCAAAAATCGAAAATCTGAATCAAGAGATTGCCAGTTTAAAAAATGAAATAGCAACTAAAGAAGCTGAAACCAATGCATTGTACGACACTTATATTTCAGAAGCTGAAGGTACAGCAGGAACAGGTTTATTGGGCAAAGGTCCTGTATATAAAGAAAAGCGTGAAAAGCACGACGCATATCTTAAGGAGCTTTCTCAACTTAAGGAGACCAATCAACAAAAAATCATTAGCTTAGAAAATGAGATTGCAAGTTTAGGAACAGATTACAAAGCGGCAGTGGACAATTCGCAACCCACGATTGATGGCTTTGATGGACTTATGGCTCGTATAAATGCTTTGGAAAAGCTACCGTGGTTACCCTCTTTTTTTATTTTCCTCCTGTTTTTGGCTATAGAAACGGCACCCATTATTGTAAAACTTCTAGCTCCAAAAGGTGAGTATGACTATAAATTTGAAGAACAGGAAAGTGTCGTCGCCACTTGGGTTTCTCAGAAAGTGGCTCAGCGTAAACTACTGTTCGCTACCGATGGAGAGCTTAACCAGAAGATTTATGAGGATATTAAAACCGAGGAAGAACTATATCGGTATAAAAAAGAAAAAGCCGAGGAGTTGCTCAAGTTACAGGCCGATTCTTTTCACAAGGTACAGGTAAAAGGGCTATAA
- the rfbD gene encoding dTDP-4-dehydrorhamnose reductase, whose translation MKILVTGATGQLGSTFKSLIAEGHTKNLDFVLKSSQDLDVADFEAVREELLSSDYSYCINCAAFTNVDKAEVETDLAYSVNVTGARNLAINCNESKTVLIHISTDFVFDGFLNTPYLEDDIARPIGFYGDTKYKGERAVIGNLEEHFIIRTSWLYSEFGNNFLKTMVRLGNERKELSVVYDQVGTPTYALDLAKVVLYIIKAHSIDYGVYNYSNEGVASWYDFAKAIFDNAKIDIELKPILSKDYPSPAERPKFTVLDKSRIKNTFGLAIPHWKDSLKVALSKKDVMNHS comes from the coding sequence ATGAAGATATTGGTTACAGGAGCAACTGGTCAATTAGGAAGTACCTTTAAATCGCTCATTGCTGAGGGGCACACCAAGAATCTTGATTTTGTACTTAAATCCTCCCAAGACCTGGATGTTGCAGATTTTGAAGCGGTTAGGGAAGAATTGCTTTCTTCGGATTATTCCTATTGCATTAACTGTGCAGCATTCACAAATGTAGATAAAGCAGAGGTTGAGACGGATTTGGCCTATAGCGTCAATGTTACTGGAGCTAGAAATCTAGCTATCAACTGTAACGAGAGCAAGACGGTTTTAATCCATATTTCCACAGATTTTGTTTTTGATGGATTCCTGAATACCCCATATTTGGAAGACGATATTGCTAGACCTATTGGGTTTTATGGTGATACAAAATATAAGGGCGAAAGAGCGGTTATCGGCAATTTAGAAGAACATTTTATTATAAGAACCTCCTGGTTGTATTCAGAATTTGGGAATAATTTCTTAAAGACCATGGTTAGATTGGGGAATGAACGAAAAGAACTATCCGTTGTCTATGACCAAGTGGGAACACCAACATATGCTTTGGATTTGGCAAAAGTTGTACTTTACATCATCAAGGCCCATAGTATCGACTACGGGGTTTATAACTATAGCAACGAAGGTGTGGCCAGCTGGTATGATTTTGCCAAGGCCATATTCGATAACGCTAAAATTGATATTGAATTAAAACCGATTCTCTCCAAAGATTATCCGTCTCCTGCAGAACGCCCAAAATTTACGGTGTTGGATAAATCCAGAATAAAAAACACTTTTGGTTTGGCAATTCCACACTGGAAGGATAGTTTAAAGGTGGCTCTGTCCAAAAAAGACGTGATGAATCATTCTTAA
- the rfbC gene encoding dTDP-4-dehydrorhamnose 3,5-epimerase → MEVLKTAIEGCFIIEPKVFEDKRGYFFESYNQMTFESLTGSKPFFVQDNESFSSKGVLRGLHFQKGEHAQAKLVRVLGGEVLDVAVDIRPNSTTFGNVVSTLLSSNNKKQMFIPRGCAHGFVTISDTAKFSYKCDNFYNAASESGIIYNDPTFNIDWILAEEDLIISEKDKFLPVFKEAVSH, encoded by the coding sequence ATGGAGGTACTTAAAACAGCAATAGAAGGATGCTTTATCATTGAACCCAAGGTTTTCGAGGATAAACGAGGATATTTCTTTGAAAGCTACAATCAAATGACATTTGAATCATTGACCGGTTCAAAACCATTTTTTGTACAGGACAATGAATCTTTCTCTTCTAAGGGCGTTTTAAGAGGGCTTCATTTTCAAAAAGGGGAACATGCACAGGCTAAGCTAGTACGTGTTCTGGGCGGAGAGGTTTTGGATGTTGCCGTAGATATAAGACCCAACTCCACTACATTTGGTAATGTAGTTTCCACGTTGTTATCATCGAACAATAAAAAGCAAATGTTCATTCCAAGGGGATGTGCCCATGGATTTGTAACGATAAGCGATACCGCCAAGTTTTCTTATAAATGCGATAATTTTTATAACGCTGCTTCGGAAAGTGGAATTATTTATAACGACCCAACGTTCAATATAGATTGGATTTTAGCAGAGGAAGATTTGATCATCTCAGAAAAAGATAAATTTTTACCTGTTTTTAAAGAAGCAGTTTCCCATTAA